In Caldicellulosiruptor obsidiansis OB47, a single window of DNA contains:
- a CDS encoding sensor domain-containing protein has product MSLRKEIYEKIQGGKIEVFVENLKGYFGNISDYVIVIWTEDGTILEFKESGDKLLGYLPEQVEGKKWIDIFIDEKEKEEMNWVYKKLVNNEQIKYYVNPVKDVNGIKKTFLWCNSRVEIAESNRKVFLSIGFSLDEIERLNKKIQKYEREFNKINEESESLKFRLSKQDIVLKQKDEIIKDYKNKLEFLAFFDELTKLPNKNSLIRWLNLRISNVDRDNTYLIFLEVRNLEKLNVMYGYDLVDELIVQISKRIEDILSKESKVFKIGFDRFAIICKVENVSDHIENLLSQLTVIYNINGNLIRVNYNIGATVIDDANDSTASILRKCDLALIKAKEKGLNEYEVFKPSLEIQTLKEGIIEKELRNGMDLNEFILFYQPIINLYNRQIYGLEALLRWHYLKSVFVSPLEFIPIAEKCGLIVDLGKIVLKQSLESAKIFSNYFNRDFVISINISPRQFSDKEFISSIIQIVENEKIKNLKLQFEITEKVAIENINYAIEVINELKKYNITFALDDFGVDYSSLNYLRKLPIEAVKIDKSFVQEIENEETYFVVETIIKLCNKLGLKVVVEGVETENQYKILKELGCDYVQGYFISKPLNFEEIVKFIKENEFGK; this is encoded by the coding sequence ATGAGCTTAAGAAAAGAGATATATGAGAAGATACAAGGTGGGAAGATAGAAGTATTTGTAGAAAACTTGAAAGGTTATTTTGGCAATATAAGCGATTATGTAATAGTTATCTGGACTGAAGATGGAACAATATTAGAGTTTAAAGAGAGCGGTGATAAGCTGCTTGGATATTTGCCTGAGCAAGTAGAGGGGAAAAAGTGGATTGATATTTTTATTGATGAAAAAGAAAAAGAAGAAATGAATTGGGTTTATAAAAAATTAGTAAATAATGAGCAAATTAAATATTATGTAAATCCTGTAAAAGACGTGAATGGAATAAAAAAGACATTCTTATGGTGTAACTCCAGAGTAGAGATTGCAGAAAGTAATAGAAAAGTTTTTCTTTCTATAGGTTTTAGTTTGGATGAGATAGAAAGATTGAATAAAAAGATTCAAAAATATGAAAGAGAGTTTAATAAGATAAATGAAGAAAGTGAGAGTTTAAAATTCAGATTATCGAAACAGGATATTGTTTTGAAACAAAAAGATGAAATAATAAAGGATTATAAAAACAAGCTCGAGTTTTTGGCTTTTTTTGACGAACTTACTAAGTTACCAAATAAGAATTCACTTATAAGATGGTTGAATTTAAGAATTAGTAATGTTGATAGAGACAATACTTATTTAATCTTTTTAGAGGTAAGAAATTTAGAAAAATTAAATGTTATGTATGGATATGACCTTGTAGATGAATTAATTGTTCAAATAAGTAAGAGAATTGAAGATATATTAAGCAAGGAAAGCAAAGTGTTCAAGATAGGTTTTGATCGATTTGCTATAATTTGCAAAGTTGAAAATGTTTCTGATCATATTGAAAATTTATTATCTCAATTGACTGTTATATATAATATCAATGGCAATTTAATAAGAGTAAATTACAATATAGGAGCGACTGTAATTGACGATGCTAATGATTCTACAGCATCTATTTTAAGAAAATGTGATTTGGCTTTGATAAAGGCAAAAGAAAAAGGATTAAATGAATATGAAGTATTTAAACCTTCTCTGGAAATTCAAACGTTAAAAGAAGGAATAATTGAAAAGGAACTTCGAAATGGAATGGATTTGAATGAGTTTATTTTGTTTTATCAGCCAATAATAAATCTGTACAATAGACAGATTTATGGACTTGAGGCTCTTTTAAGATGGCATTATCTGAAATCGGTATTTGTATCACCATTAGAGTTTATTCCAATTGCTGAAAAATGTGGCTTAATTGTGGATTTAGGAAAGATTGTATTGAAACAGTCTTTGGAATCAGCCAAAATATTTAGTAATTATTTCAATAGAGACTTTGTAATTTCAATAAATATATCACCACGACAATTTAGTGACAAAGAATTTATAAGTTCAATAATTCAAATAGTGGAAAATGAAAAAATTAAAAATCTAAAATTACAATTTGAAATTACAGAAAAAGTAGCAATTGAAAATATTAACTATGCCATTGAAGTGATAAATGAACTAAAAAAGTACAATATAACATTTGCTTTAGATGATTTTGGTGTAGACTATTCTTCTCTAAATTATTTAAGAAAATTACCTATTGAAGCAGTTAAAATAGATAAATCCTTTGTCCAGGAGATTGAGAATGAAGAAACATACTTTGTAGTGGAAACAATAATAAAACTTTGCAATAAATTGGGGTTAAAAGTTGTGGTAGAAGGTGTAGAAACAGAAAATCAGTATAAAATTTTAAAGGAACTTGGATGTGACTATGTTCAGGGATACTTTATAAGCAAACCTTTGAATTTTGAAGAGATTGTAAAGTTTATTAAAGAAAATGAATTTGGAAAATAA
- a CDS encoding phosphoribosyltransferase, whose product MIFKDRIDAGEKLAQKLEVFKERQDAVLFAVPKGGVVVSKVVADRLKIPFDIVIAKKIGAPFNKEFAIAAVDINGDVILNSEYIEYFSITEEYIEHQKKKVLENIREQLISYRGSVEYKSLENKVAIIVDDGIATGATTKACIRFLSKLNPKKIYVATPVIAPSTLKELEKECDGIFYIVSSEPFWAVGQFYLDFSQVSKEDIKKMLS is encoded by the coding sequence ATGATTTTTAAAGACAGGATTGACGCTGGGGAAAAGTTGGCCCAAAAATTAGAGGTTTTTAAAGAAAGACAAGATGCTGTGCTTTTTGCAGTTCCAAAAGGTGGTGTGGTTGTTTCAAAAGTAGTTGCAGATAGGCTTAAAATACCTTTCGATATTGTTATTGCTAAAAAAATAGGTGCTCCTTTTAATAAAGAATTTGCTATTGCTGCAGTGGATATAAACGGAGATGTGATTTTAAATAGTGAATATATAGAATATTTTTCTATAACTGAAGAGTATATAGAACACCAAAAGAAAAAAGTTTTGGAAAATATAAGGGAACAATTAATTAGCTATAGAGGTTCTGTTGAATATAAAAGCTTGGAAAACAAGGTGGCAATAATAGTAGATGATGGAATTGCAACAGGTGCAACAACAAAAGCATGCATAAGGTTTCTTTCAAAACTAAATCCTAAAAAAATATACGTTGCAACACCGGTAATTGCCCCTTCGACGTTAAAAGAGCTGGAAAAAGAATGTGATGGTATTTTTTATATTGTAAGCAGCGAGCCATTTTGGGCAGTTGGACAGTTTTACCTCGACTTTTCACAGGTCTCTAAAGAAGATATTAAAAAGATGCTTAGCTAA
- a CDS encoding IS481 family transposase, with protein sequence MNIIPYHELRKISPEKARELIRKVFEANNKNISKTAKILGVSRHTVRRAVYGPVEDKSRKPKTCPKKLSSELENLIIQEAKKTGFRYRRLSLYLFRKYGVKISENTIKSILKRNSVPRKTRKTKKGERSLYDYESLIPFSEFQLDTKHLLDKESLPKEVYEHMIKYNLPCYEWNMIDVATRTRFTAYSYELSSTFGFMFITLVVLWLRTHNVRNPIRIRLDNGAEFCGGSEKKLKEWNEMLSFLGVELNPIPPKAKHLMGIIENSHRADDEYFLMIHAERCITKDEFMTRAQKWQDTWNFYRPHNGKGMNGRTPFEKFRDSKILVSSHVFQFPTLLLEDLLKKVGTFYSLFCNKLGGKYVFTTCRVFVTLSYLSSSGSMWIVIYEFGRTDFISFSIWLQRL encoded by the coding sequence ATGAATATTATACCATATCATGAACTCAGAAAAATATCTCCTGAAAAGGCCAGAGAATTAATTCGAAAAGTATTTGAGGCAAATAACAAAAACATATCAAAAACTGCTAAAATATTAGGTGTATCAAGACACACTGTAAGAAGAGCAGTATATGGTCCTGTTGAGGATAAGTCTAGAAAGCCTAAAACTTGCCCTAAAAAACTTTCTTCTGAGCTTGAAAATCTCATTATCCAAGAGGCTAAAAAAACAGGATTCAGATACAGACGTCTTTCTCTTTATTTATTCAGAAAATATGGCGTTAAAATAAGTGAAAACACGATAAAATCTATTCTCAAAAGAAATAGTGTGCCGAGAAAGACAAGAAAGACGAAAAAGGGAGAAAGAAGTCTTTACGATTATGAGTCTCTCATCCCATTTTCTGAATTTCAGCTTGATACGAAACATCTTTTAGACAAAGAAAGCCTCCCAAAAGAAGTATATGAGCACATGATAAAATACAATCTACCGTGTTATGAGTGGAACATGATAGATGTTGCTACAAGGACAAGATTTACAGCTTATTCATATGAGCTTTCATCTACTTTTGGTTTTATGTTCATAACATTAGTAGTTTTATGGCTTAGGACACATAATGTAAGAAACCCAATAAGGATAAGATTAGATAATGGAGCAGAGTTTTGTGGTGGGAGCGAAAAAAAGCTAAAGGAGTGGAATGAGATGTTGTCATTTTTGGGAGTAGAGCTAAATCCTATTCCACCAAAAGCAAAACACTTGATGGGTATAATTGAAAATTCACATAGAGCAGATGATGAATATTTTTTGATGATTCATGCTGAAAGATGCATAACAAAAGACGAATTTATGACAAGAGCTCAAAAATGGCAGGATACGTGGAATTTTTATAGACCTCACAATGGTAAAGGAATGAATGGGAGGACACCTTTCGAAAAGTTTAGAGATTCAAAAATTCTGGTCTCCTCCCATGTATTTCAATTTCCTACTTTACTTCTTGAAGACTTATTAAAGAAAGTGGGGACTTTTTATTCTCTGTTCTGTAATAAATTAGGTGGTAAATATGTCTTCACCACGTGCCGAGTTTTTGTGACACTTTCCTATCTCTCATCTTCAGGTTCAATGTGGATTGTAATATACGAATTTGGTAGAACTGATTTTATATCCTTTTCTATCTGGTTACAGAGGTTGTGA
- a CDS encoding IS110 family RNA-guided transposase yields the protein MKYTQNEKILQVTEKTLVVGVDIAKERHVGRAFDFRGVELGKRIEFENRKEGMEKFLDWANKIMKANGKDNMIVGIEPTGHYWLCFEQYLRENGIKVVLVNPFHVKRSKELDDNTQTKSDIKDPKTIAMLVKDGRYTEPNIPAGIYAEMRVAMNIYERLQKRLSVLKNQIINWLDIYFPEFLEVFSDWEGKVALLTLKEMPLPCDVVEKGVEGIIECWRDKVDKRAISRKRAMELVEAAKRSIGKKEGRKLARQEMRYLLEEYELLRKQLEGIEDEMAKLLKDVPNGEKLLEIKGVGVKTAVGFISEVGDIMRYEDAKQIQKLAGLNIVENSSGKHKGQTCISKRGRGRLRSSLFKAMITIVAKNEEFKKLHMYYTMRQNNPLKKKQSLIALCCKLIRIFYAILKKGIKYDGNKMLSDIKREALATTA from the coding sequence TTGAAGTATACACAAAATGAAAAGATATTACAAGTAACAGAAAAAACTTTAGTTGTAGGAGTAGACATAGCGAAGGAAAGGCATGTTGGAAGAGCATTTGATTTTAGAGGAGTGGAGCTTGGCAAGAGAATAGAGTTTGAGAATAGAAAAGAAGGTATGGAAAAATTTTTGGATTGGGCAAATAAGATAATGAAAGCCAATGGCAAAGACAACATGATAGTTGGGATAGAACCTACAGGGCATTACTGGCTGTGCTTTGAGCAGTACTTAAGAGAGAATGGCATAAAAGTGGTTTTAGTGAATCCTTTTCACGTGAAGAGGAGCAAGGAGCTTGATGATAATACGCAAACAAAGAGCGATATAAAGGATCCGAAGACGATAGCGATGCTTGTGAAGGATGGAAGATACACAGAACCAAATATACCCGCGGGTATATATGCTGAGATGAGAGTAGCGATGAACATATATGAAAGGCTACAAAAGCGCTTGAGTGTTTTAAAAAATCAAATAATCAACTGGCTGGATATCTATTTTCCAGAGTTTTTAGAAGTATTTTCTGATTGGGAAGGCAAGGTAGCGCTACTGACTTTAAAAGAGATGCCATTGCCTTGTGATGTAGTAGAAAAGGGAGTGGAAGGGATTATAGAATGTTGGCGTGACAAAGTAGACAAGCGAGCGATAAGTCGCAAAAGGGCTATGGAATTAGTGGAAGCTGCTAAAAGGAGTATAGGTAAGAAAGAAGGTAGGAAGCTGGCAAGGCAAGAGATGAGATATTTGCTTGAAGAATATGAGCTTTTAAGAAAGCAGCTGGAAGGAATAGAAGATGAAATGGCAAAACTTTTGAAAGATGTTCCGAATGGAGAAAAGCTGCTTGAGATAAAAGGTGTTGGAGTAAAGACAGCAGTTGGTTTTATATCTGAGGTTGGGGATATAATGAGATATGAAGATGCTAAGCAGATACAGAAATTAGCGGGACTGAATATAGTTGAGAATAGTTCTGGCAAGCATAAGGGACAGACGTGTATAAGCAAAAGAGGGCGTGGGAGGCTTCGAAGTAGTTTATTTAAGGCTATGATTACAATAGTAGCAAAGAATGAAGAATTTAAGAAGTTGCATATGTATTACACTATGCGGCAGAACAATCCATTGAAGAAGAAGCAATCACTGATAGCGCTTTGCTGTAAGTTGATAAGGATATTTTACGCGATTTTAAAAAAAGGGATAAAATATGATGGGAACAAGATGTTGAGCGATATAAAGAGAGAGGCTTTAGCAACAACAGCGTAA
- a CDS encoding helix-turn-helix domain-containing protein codes for MDFYRVGDKVISLQKIVDEVKKILDLRQKGFSQIEVAEKLKIDRSFISKLEGLGEVRKGKNIAAIGFPVKNKHEVEQVLKSYGINYYLLMTEEERNSFINSLSAAQLLNIMGEYINNFKMFDIVIAMGSDFRLNWFKAFLDCEVITIPLGKSPLKYDVEVDVEELKRILDSIVE; via the coding sequence ATGGATTTTTATAGAGTTGGTGATAAGGTCATAAGTCTTCAAAAAATAGTGGATGAAGTCAAGAAGATATTGGACCTTCGTCAAAAAGGATTTTCGCAGATTGAGGTTGCCGAAAAGCTGAAAATAGATAGGTCTTTTATCTCAAAGCTTGAAGGGCTTGGAGAAGTACGCAAGGGCAAAAATATTGCTGCAATCGGATTTCCTGTAAAAAACAAGCATGAGGTAGAGCAGGTATTGAAGAGCTATGGAATAAATTACTATCTTTTAATGACAGAAGAAGAAAGAAATAGTTTTATAAACTCCCTTTCTGCTGCTCAGCTTTTGAATATCATGGGTGAATATATAAATAATTTTAAAATGTTTGACATTGTAATTGCCATGGGTTCGGACTTTAGACTAAACTGGTTCAAAGCTTTTCTTGATTGTGAGGTCATTACAATACCTCTGGGAAAATCTCCGCTCAAATATGATGTTGAAGTTGATGTTGAAGAGCTGAAGAGAATTTTAGATTCTATTGTGGAGTAG
- a CDS encoding cyclase family protein: MRIIDVSIPISNDMVYFPGDPKPQISRVYSMENKDPANVSKIILSSHTGTHIDAPAHFIKNGNTIDKIPLERLIGKVRVLDVGKEDSITKKFLESKDIQYNERIFFKTKNSWYLKRDTKFFKNFVYLSADAAEYLVEKKVEVVGIDYLSIEEFNSNNFPVHRLLLSNDVVIVEGLCLLDVNEGRYKYVALPLKIEECDGAPARVIIIED, translated from the coding sequence ATGAGAATTATTGATGTTAGCATTCCAATTTCAAATGATATGGTTTATTTTCCTGGCGACCCCAAACCACAAATATCAAGAGTTTACAGCATGGAAAATAAAGATCCGGCAAATGTGAGTAAAATTATACTTTCATCTCATACAGGGACACATATTGATGCACCAGCCCACTTTATAAAAAATGGTAATACAATTGATAAGATTCCTTTAGAGAGGTTAATTGGAAAAGTCAGGGTATTAGATGTGGGTAAGGAAGATAGCATAACAAAGAAGTTTCTTGAAAGCAAGGATATTCAGTATAATGAGAGGATATTTTTTAAAACAAAAAATTCTTGGTATCTAAAAAGGGATACAAAGTTTTTTAAAAATTTTGTTTACTTGAGCGCCGATGCAGCTGAATATCTGGTAGAGAAAAAAGTTGAAGTTGTTGGGATTGACTATCTTTCAATAGAAGAATTTAATTCAAATAATTTTCCTGTGCACAGATTGCTTCTTTCAAATGATGTTGTTATTGTTGAAGGTTTATGTCTTTTAGATGTGAATGAGGGAAGATATAAATATGTAGCCCTGCCCCTTAAGATAGAGGAATGTGACGGTGCCCCTGCAAGGGTTATAATAATTGAAGATTAG
- a CDS encoding helix-turn-helix domain-containing protein: MIALDERKRLEELGLKIGILREEKRISQKELAKRLEISPQALANYEKGKRMPGINILVRLSEELDVSIDFLLGLTDIRKPRSRMVKEQLEMLESIQEKEEILSLIEELSNWEPEAVKIIERFLKRVRKNIESRDKGRHIQ, translated from the coding sequence ATGATTGCATTGGATGAAAGAAAAAGGTTGGAGGAACTTGGACTTAAGATAGGAATTTTGAGAGAAGAAAAAAGGATATCTCAAAAAGAATTGGCAAAAAGACTTGAAATTTCTCCTCAAGCCCTGGCAAATTACGAAAAAGGCAAAAGAATGCCCGGAATTAACATTCTTGTAAGACTTTCTGAAGAGCTTGATGTGAGTATTGATTTTCTGCTGGGGCTTACTGATATAAGAAAGCCAAGGAGTAGGATGGTAAAGGAACAATTGGAGATGCTTGAGAGTATTCAAGAAAAAGAAGAGATATTATCACTGATTGAAGAACTCTCCAATTGGGAACCTGAGGCTGTAAAGATTATTGAAAGATTTTTGAAGAGAGTTAGAAAAAACATAGAGAGTAGAGATAAAGGCAGACATATTCAATAA
- a CDS encoding response regulator — protein MGRITFLIVDDSPVWRRIIRKFVEEKLKGIVVAEASDGLEAINLYNKLKPNVVTMDIEMPELDGIRAMEEILRYDKNAKIIVISSKGEEDTVRKALLKGAKDFIVKDLETEKWLKRFENVIKNDETKNSKNTFFDNIRRYIDRFKRR, from the coding sequence ATGGGAAGAATAACCTTTCTGATTGTAGATGATTCACCGGTTTGGAGAAGAATTATAAGAAAATTTGTTGAAGAAAAACTCAAAGGGATAGTAGTAGCAGAAGCAAGTGACGGTCTTGAAGCTATAAACCTTTACAATAAACTAAAACCCAATGTGGTAACAATGGATATTGAAATGCCCGAATTAGACGGAATCAGAGCAATGGAAGAGATATTAAGGTATGACAAAAATGCAAAAATAATTGTTATAAGTTCTAAAGGGGAAGAAGATACAGTGAGAAAAGCTCTTTTGAAAGGGGCAAAAGATTTTATTGTAAAAGATTTAGAAACTGAAAAATGGTTGAAAAGATTTGAGAATGTTATAAAAAATGATGAAACAAAAAATTCAAAAAATACATTTTTTGATAATATCAGACGCTACATTGATAGATTTAAAAGACGATGA
- a CDS encoding cation diffusion facilitator family transporter — MEKQGAALLSVFSNTALVLFKLIAGSIMGSVSVISEAIHSGIDLLASLVAYFSIKQARKPADSDHPFGHGKFENVSGAFEAILIFLAAAMIIYEAVKKFVKGAEIEKIEAGLVVMLISGVVNLFISTKLFRVAKKTDSVALEADAMHLFTDVFTSFGVFLGLVAIKLTHVYIIDPIIAIIVALMIIKASVDLTKKALCDLVDKSLPQNEIEIIENIIKRYSQVTSFHKLRTRKSGDRREIDVHIRMENSTTLIDAHNLCNQIEKDIKSVLPNSYITIHIEPEDER; from the coding sequence ATGGAAAAGCAGGGTGCAGCACTTTTATCGGTTTTTTCTAATACAGCCCTGGTTTTATTCAAACTTATTGCAGGTAGTATTATGGGGTCTGTATCTGTTATCTCTGAAGCAATTCACTCTGGTATTGACCTTTTGGCAAGTTTGGTTGCATATTTTTCCATAAAGCAGGCGAGAAAACCAGCAGATAGTGATCATCCTTTTGGTCATGGTAAGTTTGAAAATGTTTCTGGTGCATTTGAGGCAATATTAATATTTTTAGCAGCAGCTATGATTATTTATGAAGCAGTGAAAAAATTTGTTAAAGGTGCAGAGATTGAAAAAATAGAAGCAGGGCTTGTAGTAATGTTGATTTCAGGTGTTGTAAATCTTTTTATATCGACAAAACTTTTCAGGGTTGCTAAAAAAACAGATTCAGTAGCTTTAGAAGCAGATGCAATGCATCTTTTTACAGATGTGTTTACATCATTCGGAGTATTTTTAGGGCTTGTTGCAATAAAACTTACACATGTGTACATTATAGACCCGATAATTGCTATCATTGTTGCTCTTATGATAATAAAAGCATCTGTTGATTTAACCAAAAAAGCTCTATGTGATCTTGTTGACAAGAGTCTTCCTCAAAACGAGATTGAGATAATTGAGAATATAATAAAAAGATACTCCCAGGTTACAAGCTTTCACAAGCTCAGAACCAGGAAAAGTGGAGACAGGCGCGAGATTGATGTTCACATTAGAATGGAAAATTCAACTACTTTAATCGACGCTCACAACCTCTGTAACCAGATAGAAAAGGATATAAAATCAGTTCTACCAAATTCGTATATTACAATCCACATTGAACCTGAAGATGAGAGATAG
- a CDS encoding methyl-accepting chemotaxis protein — MAWYIYAFSVLMLIVIVAEGFLIVKKSKEIQNIIYFMATRVDESKVPKEFINLYKNRIQMIEKPLKDEIYKLRSENESLKDEIEKSNFESYRNEIYQRFKTLFMSLGEVTEAFKMVLDEINEALIKNLDDMNIRSTTVESDLVKGKNKISKSVEDINLILNQMRDLSKDVLNLSNHIEKMERVAGIINDIVKEISFISLNAQIEANKMKDSLTFSLLASEMRKLADGGKQNLKEISKAMANVVDDINANNKKIENFVNRIKELENSTREITDEIDSLSNLISSVLGYQEELYNQIKQHFAGIQEIVGVLENIHTEAVQIVEQEFKENKEFVKV; from the coding sequence ATGGCATGGTATATATATGCATTTTCCGTACTTATGTTAATAGTTATAGTTGCTGAAGGGTTTTTGATTGTCAAAAAGTCTAAAGAAATACAGAATATCATTTATTTTATGGCTACAAGAGTGGATGAATCTAAGGTACCTAAGGAATTCATAAATTTGTACAAAAATAGAATACAAATGATAGAAAAACCATTAAAAGATGAGATATATAAACTTCGATCAGAAAATGAGAGTTTAAAAGATGAAATAGAAAAAAGCAATTTTGAAAGTTATAGAAATGAGATTTATCAAAGATTTAAAACCTTATTTATGTCACTTGGTGAGGTTACAGAAGCATTTAAGATGGTATTGGATGAGATAAATGAAGCTTTGATAAAAAATTTAGATGATATGAATATTCGGTCAACTACAGTTGAAAGTGATTTGGTAAAAGGTAAAAATAAGATTTCCAAATCTGTTGAAGATATAAATCTTATTTTGAACCAGATGCGAGATTTATCAAAGGATGTTTTAAATCTTTCAAATCATATTGAGAAAATGGAAAGAGTTGCAGGAATTATTAACGATATTGTAAAAGAAATTTCATTTATTTCTTTGAATGCCCAGATTGAAGCTAACAAAATGAAAGATTCTTTAACATTCAGTTTACTGGCATCTGAGATGAGAAAACTTGCAGATGGTGGTAAACAAAATCTTAAGGAAATCAGCAAAGCAATGGCAAATGTTGTAGATGATATAAATGCAAACAATAAAAAGATTGAAAATTTTGTAAACAGGATTAAGGAGTTAGAAAACAGTACACGTGAGATAACAGATGAGATTGATTCTCTCAGTAACCTCATAAGTTCGGTGCTAGGGTATCAAGAAGAGCTATATAATCAGATAAAACAGCATTTTGCTGGCATTCAAGAGATTGTTGGAGTGCTTGAAAATATTCACACTGAAGCTGTTCAGATTGTAGAACAAGAATTTAAGGAAAATAAAGAGTTTGTAAAAGTTTAA
- a CDS encoding chemotaxis protein CheW translates to MTDQLFSAAELEEIKKEFVVETYEHLENAQDALLQLESDPKNYETLNFIFREIHSIKGGANFLGLQDIINVSHEMESLLDKMRNYEINPTSEVINTILEGIDIIRRLADIINSGSGQVFDYSAYIERLKEITNSSQSSQVVLDKESNDKNPNRFELERNFDYSQNSNVLKTFDLNEIDETTDEDYYKIIVSFEYGNVVYGIEVEFVREIVKPADVTPIPFAPEHVMGLMNLRGDVVTIVDFGKLLGVEGNDGCNHKVLIIGDEAMTFGLFVDNVKEVLSVLPDEIKEANIASVSTEILKGIVERDGEFVQVIDIKKIIERTKNSVELI, encoded by the coding sequence ATGACAGACCAGCTGTTTAGTGCAGCAGAGTTGGAGGAGATAAAAAAAGAGTTTGTTGTTGAGACATACGAGCATCTTGAGAATGCTCAAGATGCTCTTTTGCAACTTGAAAGTGACCCGAAAAATTATGAAACATTGAATTTTATATTTCGCGAAATCCATTCTATAAAAGGCGGAGCAAACTTTCTTGGTTTGCAGGATATCATAAATGTGTCTCATGAGATGGAAAGTTTGCTTGATAAGATGAGAAACTATGAGATAAATCCAACAAGTGAGGTTATAAATACCATTTTAGAAGGTATAGATATTATTCGAAGGTTAGCAGATATTATAAACAGTGGAAGTGGACAGGTTTTTGATTATTCGGCATATATAGAAAGATTAAAAGAAATAACAAATTCAAGTCAATCTTCCCAAGTAGTTTTGGACAAAGAATCAAATGATAAAAATCCAAACAGGTTTGAATTGGAAAGAAATTTTGACTATTCTCAAAATAGTAATGTATTAAAAACATTTGATTTAAATGAGATTGACGAAACCACTGATGAAGATTATTATAAAATAATTGTCTCTTTTGAGTATGGAAATGTAGTTTATGGGATTGAAGTGGAGTTTGTCCGAGAAATAGTAAAACCAGCTGATGTAACTCCTATTCCTTTTGCCCCTGAACATGTGATGGGACTTATGAATCTGCGCGGGGACGTTGTAACAATTGTTGATTTTGGCAAGTTGCTGGGGGTGGAAGGGAATGATGGTTGCAATCATAAGGTTTTAATAATCGGAGATGAAGCTATGACATTTGGACTTTTTGTTGATAATGTAAAAGAGGTTTTGAGCGTTCTTCCAGATGAGATAAAAGAAGCTAACATAGCATCTGTATCAACGGAAATTTTGAAAGGAATAGTAGAGAGGGATGGAGAATTTGTACAGGTGATAGATATAAAGAAGATTATAGAAAGGACAAAAAATAGTGTGGAGTTGATTTAA
- a CDS encoding methyl-accepting chemotaxis protein produces the protein MELSKIQTPRNPLKSGGQSATISSPVQGGVQEQPSAGSIFDSVKKKERRDELKKNTIIERLAAASAETQAAVAQATRNVNELQVAVQEIAASAQEASKAANESLKAIQEIEKVAKVSDEKAAELSNSIANLQTLIQDISDEIEEMIRGIELAAQTSLESAENVLQLERQANEIRSTAQAVMEVADQTNLLALNAAIEAARAGKHGRGFAVVADEVRSLAEITNKAAIEIQNIIEEIQKDVNVVAEDIRAFL, from the coding sequence ATGGAGCTTTCAAAGATTCAAACACCGAGAAATCCGTTAAAGAGCGGTGGTCAATCTGCTACCATTTCAAGTCCAGTTCAGGGAGGTGTCCAAGAACAGCCTTCAGCAGGAAGTATTTTTGACTCTGTAAAGAAAAAAGAGAGAAGAGATGAACTCAAGAAAAACACAATAATCGAAAGGCTTGCTGCTGCCTCAGCTGAGACTCAGGCTGCTGTTGCTCAAGCAACGCGAAATGTCAATGAACTTCAGGTTGCAGTGCAGGAGATTGCAGCATCTGCTCAGGAAGCTTCAAAAGCTGCAAATGAATCATTAAAAGCTATTCAGGAGATCGAAAAGGTTGCAAAGGTGTCGGACGAAAAAGCAGCTGAACTTTCAAATTCTATTGCAAACCTTCAGACTCTTATTCAAGATATTTCAGATGAAATTGAAGAAATGATACGTGGAATAGAACTTGCAGCACAGACCTCACTTGAGTCGGCAGAAAATGTTTTGCAGCTTGAAAGACAGGCAAACGAAATCAGAAGTACTGCTCAGGCTGTTATGGAGGTTGCTGACCAGACAAATCTGCTTGCACTCAATGCGGCAATTGAGGCTGCAAGAGCTGGCAAACATGGTCGTGGTTTTGCTGTTGTTGCAGATGAAGTAAGAAGCCTTGCAGAAATAACAAACAAAGCTGCTATTGAGATTCAAAACATAATAGAAGAAATTCAAAAGGATGTAAACGTTGTAGCAGAGGATATACGAGCATTCCTGTAA